The following coding sequences are from one Helicoverpa zea isolate HzStark_Cry1AcR chromosome 4, ilHelZeax1.1, whole genome shotgun sequence window:
- the LOC124629629 gene encoding gem-associated protein 8-like, which produces MSSWAENFTSAATWQLKHQVAFWKSKATALEYENKLLHDIIRKNCLNGTNSANSSNTNSDQEDIEEEYFGHENEVEESGDGEIEVSEEFIQFLRENKKYRDDAKRERERLRALNDDQGQIEEMEAGPVQITEDPQDVLKRLYGNDWEKISALETSLRSQFINICDREKPIYWPNIPFNFNLG; this is translated from the coding sequence ATGTCATCGTGGGCTGAGAACTTTACGAGCGCTGCAACATGGCAACTGAAGCACCAAGTAGCGTTTTGGAAGTCAAAAGCTACAGCATTAGAGTACGAAAACAAGTTATTACACGACATAATACGTAAAAACTGCTTAAATGGGACGAACTCTGCAAATAGTTCCAATACAAATTCCGATCAGGAAGACATTGAAGAAGAGTATTTTGGACATGAAAATGAGGTTGAAGAGAGTGGAGACGGAGAGATAGAGGTTAGTGAAGAGTTCATACAGTTCCTGAGAGAGAATAAGAAATACAGAGATGATGCAAAGAGAGAAAGGGAAAGACTTAGAGCTTTGAATGATGACCAGGGACAGATAGAAGAAATGGAGGCTGGACCTGTACAGATAACAGAAGATCCACAGGACGTACTAAAGAGGTTATACGGAAatgattgggaaaaaatatCTGCTTTAGAAACGTCTTTACGTTCACAGTTCATCAACATTTGTGATCGCGAGAAACCGATATATTGGCCTAATATaccttttaattttaacttgggttaa
- the LOC124629576 gene encoding zinc finger protein 699-like has protein sequence MDYKSRCRTCLGSEKEMRHIHTSIRIAGEDVHLSDILQNFYNYKVTPDPIFPDSICINCVHQLTITYSFKVLIESSSKTLMDNLTLLDSTSDNYECTYESDDQKPDCHISIKSRKIKKLEQNIQDEIRLLFCVECKAEFHSVKLLNEHCVNNHPTKSVIGRDCDYCNEKFDDFRSLVLHRKLHLKPYLCENCWEGFYNEDELNTHSCQPNVENKGKNKSEKVLRQCDQCGKSYPPGYIRIHMLTHSNDRPYSCKFCPKKFKVPGGLHSHVLWNHKRTRNHKCEVCNATFISSSSRSSHIRKNHLKEKKYGCDSCGKRFFSKSELQRHSLTHTGVKNFHCHLCDKSYQTRYGLNVHLKSHSPINMNVLNL, from the exons ATGGATTACAAGAGCCGCTGTCGGACATGCTTGGGCAGCGAGAAAGAAATGCGCCATATACACACAAGTATAAGAATAGCTGGCGAGGATGTCCACTTATCTGATATTCTGCAGAATTTCTATAATTACAAG GTAACACCAGACCCAATATTTCCAGACAGCATATGCATCAACTGCGTTCACCAGCTGACCATTACATACTCCTTCAAAGTCCTTATAGAATCCAGCTCTAAGACCTTGATGGACAACCTTACCCTCCTTGATTCAACCAGCGACAATTACGAATGTACCTACGAATCTGATGACCAAAAACCAGACTGCCATATCAGTATTAaaagcagaaaaataaaaaagttagaacAAAATATCCAGGATGAAATTCGGCTGTTGTTCTGTGTAGAATGTAAGGCTGAGTTCCATTCGGTCAAACTTCTGAATGAACACTGCGTAAACAACCATCCCACAAAATCTGTTATCGGAAGGGATTGTGATTACTGCAATGAGAAATTCGATGATTTTCGTTCACTAGTCTTACACAGAAAACTACATCTAAAGCCTTATTTGTGTGAAAACTGCTGGGAAGGGTTTTACAATGAAGATGAATTAAACACACATTCCTGTCAACCAAATGTAGAAAATAAAGGGAAAAACAAGTCTGAAAAGGTATTACGTCAATGCGATCAATGTGGGAAGTCTTATCCACCTGGCTACATAAGAATTCACATGTTAACACACAGCAATGATCGGCCATACAGCTGTAAGTTTTGTCCAAAGAAGTTCAAAGTACCGGGCGGTCTTCATTCCCATGTACTATGGAACCATAAGAGAACAAGGAATCATAAGTGTGAAGTCTGCAACGCTACATTTATTTCTTCAAGTTCTAGAAGTTCTCACATAAGGAAGAATCATTTGAAAGAGAAGAAGTACGGCTGTGACAGTTGTGGTAAACGGTTCTTCTCCAAGTCAGAATTGCAGAGACATTCTCTAACACACACCGGTGTTAAGAACTTCCATTGTCATTTATGTGACAAGTCCTATCAAACCAGATATGGTTTAAATGTGCATTTAAAGTCCCATTCACCAATAAATATGAATGTATTGAATTTGTAA